A region of the Deltaproteobacteria bacterium genome:
TTTAGAACTTCTGTTGGTGCCAGTAGAATCTCCTGTAGACCGTTGTTCACGCAGGTTTCAGATGTTCTTCCATTTTTTGGTACAGCCCTCTCTTACTCGGCTGGAATAAGCCGAGTAGACCGGGAAGAGAGGGCTTCCCATCCTCTTGCGTGATTTCGATCTTTTCCGGGGTAGGATTGATTTTATTCTACTGCTTGTAGACCTCATTAAGCATGGAGTGTGCCAAAATGAGGCAGAGTTAAAAATGGTAGTATTTACGGTAGGATGCGTTTGAAATGATCGGCGGCTTCGATTTGGGCATAGAGGGGTTGTGGGAAATACCCCTCTGAAGTTGTGGGATATGCCTCAGGACGGGAATGCGGAGGACGCGATTCCGGCCCCGTTTTAAAAGTCAGGATTGAAGTGCATCTCTTCTGTTTCTCCAGGGCGACTCCCCGCCCGTCTACCGGGTATATGGGTAAAGGTGGGCGGGACGGCCTTCCTAGGCGGCCTGGTGCAGCTTGGCCCTTCTGTAACGGAATGTGTCCCGTGTGAGCCCCAGGAGTTGGGCGGCCTTGCACTCGTTTCCCTTTGTAAGGTTCAGGGCCTCGGTGAAATAGTGCTTCTCCAGATTTCGCACGATGGCTGGGAAATCGATCCCTTTCGTTGACAAGGGAGGAAAGCAGAGTGATCTTGGTGCAGTTTCCGCCCGAGCTTTTGTCATGGTTCCTTCAAGACACAGGTCTTCACATCCTATTACAGGACCTTCAGAGAACAGGACACTTCTTTCTATGATATTCTTAAGTTCCCTGACGTTGCCCTTGTAATGGAAGCTATACAGGGCCCTTTCCGCCTCCTCTGTAAACCCGGTGATGGATTTTTCCAGTTTGCTGCTGAACTCCCGGAGGAAGTGCTTGGCGATTGGGAGGATATCGTCCCGCCTGTCGTTCAAAGAGGGAACCTCGATGCTGATCACCGCGATCCTGTAATAAAGATCATGCCTGAAGCGTCCTTTGTTGAGCATTTCCCGCAGGTTCTTATTGGTGGCGGATACTATCCTTGTCCGGACACGGCGCTTTCTGGTCCCGCCCACCCTGTAATATTCCCCCTGTTCCAGGAATCGAAGGAGCTTGGCCTGGGCCTCCATGCTCAGGTCTCCTACTTCGTCCAGGAATAGGGTGCCGTTATCGGCTTTCTCTATCAATCCTTTCTTGCCCGATGAGTTCGCTCCGCTGAAGGCCCCCTTTTCGTACCCGAACAATTCGCTTTCGATCAGGTCCCTGGGAATGGATGCGCAATTGACGCTGATCATGGGTCCCTTGAAATTCGGGCTTCTGTAATGGATGGCGTTTGCGATCAATTCCTTCCCCGTCCCCGTCTCACCCAGGATGAGTATCGGCGTGTCAGGACTTCGCGCCACCTTTGAAACGACATCCATGATGTTTTGAATGGCGTTGCTTTCCCCTACAAGGCAGGGGAGATGCTCCCGTAAGAACCTTTCGTGAAGCCCCTGGATTTCTTTTCGCATTGTTACGGTCTCCAGGGCGTTTCGAACGCTTACCAGGAGTGCGTCCATCTGAATGGGTTTGACCGCGTAGTCATAAGCGCCCAGCTTCATGGCGGAAACAACGGTCTGGACGTCTTCATAGGCCGTGATCATGATTACGACGGTATCGGGGATCCTCTCTTTTATCTTTTCAAGGGCTTCTATGCCGCTCATGCCCGGAAGCCCGATATCGAGAAGGACCAGTTCAGGCATGTCGTCAGGGAGTGATTCCAGGGCGGCCTCCGCGGTGGAGAAGGCCCTCACCCGATA
Encoded here:
- a CDS encoding sigma-54-dependent Fis family transcriptional regulator — encoded protein: MEKYTIYIVDDEAVARDGMALALEKRYRVRAFSTAEAALESLPDDMPELVLLDIGLPGMSGIEALEKIKERIPDTVVIMITAYEDVQTVVSAMKLGAYDYAVKPIQMDALLVSVRNALETVTMRKEIQGLHERFLREHLPCLVGESNAIQNIMDVVSKVARSPDTPILILGETGTGKELIANAIHYRSPNFKGPMISVNCASIPRDLIESELFGYEKGAFSGANSSGKKGLIEKADNGTLFLDEVGDLSMEAQAKLLRFLEQGEYYRVGGTRKRRVRTRIVSATNKNLREMLNKGRFRHDLYYRIAVISIEVPSLNDRRDDILPIAKHFLREFSSKLEKSITGFTEEAERALYSFHYKGNVRELKNIIERSVLFSEGPVIGCEDLCLEGTMTKARAETAPRSLCFPPLSTKGIDFPAIVRNLEKHYFTEALNLTKGNECKAAQLLGLTRDTFRYRRAKLHQAA